The segment GAAAAGTATCCTTAAGTTCACTGTGGCAGCAAAAGGGAAGCTAAGGAGGCTGTATTTCCATTGGACAATGAGATGTCAGAAACAGTGGGAAGTAAACTTGTAATAAAATGATGGCTTCATTTTCCACCATTTTCATGATTATTCTTTTAGACAAATCTACAAAGCCCCTGAGCTTCATTCCCAGAATTCAAGGAAGTGAAGAAGCACTCCCTATAAAGAAAGGAAACCTAATGGAGAACTTAATCCAGTTGGACATACTTGTGCCCTTGAGATGATGTGGGATGCATCCAAAGGTGTTTGACAGGATGCTGTCATTGTGGTGCAGCTTTCTATCACCTCTCAGGAGGCCTTCATGGGAGGGATGGAGTTCGTAGCAAGGACAAAAAAACATGCatcaaaaacattcagaaggACTGAGAAGGGGAACTAAGGGAATTACTAAACAAATGTACTCCACTCAACCCTTTCTCAACGACGTGTTTTGGAGCAGACCTCTGTAGATTCCATCCGGAAGACAGCCCCGGGGCGGAGCTGGCTACGGCGGTGGGAGGAGGCACCGCGGGCGGAGCAGAAGCGGAGCTGGCCGTGGTAGAACGGAGCCGGAGGCGGAGAGCCGGGATGCGGCAGTGCCGGGCGGCGGGGCTTGCGGGACTGGCCGCGGTGTTCCTGGGTGCGTGGGACTGCCTCCGGCGGGGCCGGGAAAAGGGCTGTGTGGGGCTTGGGCCGGGTTCCTTTTCTGTCAGTCCGGCATCTTTTCGACCTCGTGCAACACTCTCTCCTCCTTCATTTAGTGTCAGTGTGAAAAAATGCATTGTCTgagtttgctgcttcttttcttctctgtagtggctgtgagcagagctcaggtgctgcaggagccGTCGGCAGAGACCAGCGAGGGCACCGACATCAACATCACCTGCTCACACCACAACATACAGTCCTACGACTACATCCACTGGTACCGTCAGCTCCCGGGCCGAGGCCCCGCATTCCTCGTCAGCGCTGCTAAAGGCTCCAAGGAGGTTACGGACCCGGCGGGGAGGCTGTCGGTGTCGGAAGACCGCCGCTCCAGCGCCCTCTGGCTCGCCCGGCCCCGGCTCGGGGACTCGGCGGTGTATTACTGCGCGTTGGTAGCACGGGGAGACGAGACGGAGCTGCGGCCGGGCATAAACCGCTTTGGGCGTGGCGGGGGCACAGTGCCGTCTGGGCCCGCAGGGGGCGCTGCCTGTAAGGGCCGTCAAACTCCATCCTGACCAGAGCGCAACTCCCTGAGTTCTCGAGAGAAATGAGCACCGCCCCCATAGCTGACATTGCCTGGAGCCAATGTCAGTCAGACAGAGATCCGTTTGAGGTGGGCAGGACGGCAAAACTGTCAACATAAGCTGTGTTTGGCATCAGTAAGACATCCACACCAATCTACTCCATCTTCTACTCTCTTGTCTTTCCCCATTGCAGTATATATGAGAGCAGGAGGAGCCCTGTTGCTAAGAGCCTGCAGGGTTGCATGTTCCCATGGCCTTACACGCAGTCAGAACATTTCccttcagcagtgcagaggtTGTGTTCTCTCTGCAGGATCTGTGTTGGTAGTTGTAGGCATAAGCATTATAGTCAAAAACCaattgctgctttctctgccgTTGCCAGGAATATCTTCTTCATCTGCAAGGGACAATGATGAAGAGAGCAGCCTCTGCAGTCTGTCACACACTCTCATTCTAATGGGAATGGAGAAggatctccataaacattcaccCCATAACCACCAGGAGTAAACCCAATCTCTCTGGGCTGATCTGAAGGTCACACAGGATGGGAAATAATATCAAAGACTTAAACTAAGATGCAGAAATCTTTAATGAAtgtctcaaaaggaaaatgagatcaCTTTGAGCAGAGGCTCTGCAGTACAGGATTCACACAATCCCTCGTTTAAGTTCATGCAGGGAATGTGCATTATTTTGTATTACATTTGGATTGGTTCTGAGGAACCTCACATCTCAGGGatcataggaaaaaaaggattgGAGAATAAGTGGAGAAAGTGTTAGGCAGGTGAAATGAGGAATGGAAGGTGAGACATGAAGCAGGCTGTCAGAAACCCCAGGAATGCCCCTTCCACTCAGCATATCCCAGAGTAGATGAGGATGGTGAGGTCTTCTGAAAGCAGTGGCTTAAAGATTCCTTCTTCATCCAGCACCATGTTCAGGGTTTATTGGTGTATTTCTCCAGGATCATGGCCAGCGAATTTAGTAGAGTGGGTACCTTCTGCCACAGTAGCGGCTGCCGATGCCGGACAAGTCAAAGCCCCCCGAGGTGATGGGCACTCCCTCAGAGCTGAGaatgctgccaacagcagcagaggtggaggaTCCCACAACGGTGTTctgcgggaaggagctgaggatgggtccgggcagggtcaccaccacaGGAGAGGGCTCAATGGCAACATTGGAActctggcactgcctgacacagggctcattgcagctgctggccagaggaGTTGGGCCACAGGGCCGGCATGGCACACACTGGGTGTAGCAGGACATCTCCTGGGGCTGGAGGTACACCTGTGGAAGAGAGATACAAGGATGTAAATCACAAGGATATGTGAGGGACAGTCTGGGTAGCCTCTCATAAGGGAATCAAGGGAGCTACTATGGATGGACGTGAAAGCTGTGATAGGGTGCCACGTTCCTGCGTTGTGCCAGGGCCCTACACAGAACAGTGTAGCCCAGCGAGACTCTCACTGACTATGTAAGTCTGAAGCCATGTAAGCTGTGTCACAAACACACTCTGCACAGACATTATCCTTTCTACAGTCTCCACCACCACTATTTACTATCACTATCTGGTAACGTTTCTATTGAAGCGAAATCTCACTTTTCAAGAGTACAGCAGAGGGCTTCACACTTACCTGGTTCCCAACAAGGAGACAAGAGAAGAGGATTGGAAAAGCTGGAATCTGGGCTGCCTTTTATACTGGTTCTGTATTGCTTCAGGCTAAGAGACACCCTTGATACAGGCAATAATTTTCTGACAAGCTAACCTGGAATACATGCCTTCCCTTCTCATCATATGGGCTCTCTTTTGATTTCCTGTGGTGCTTCCTATTCATTTCCAGGTGTTTTGCCCTGCCCATTCTCTAATGAAGGACTCTTTGAAGTGCTGCAATGAAATGCCCAAAGATTTGTAGTGCATGATTGCAGTGTTGAGGCAGATGACACAGCTCAAGTGCTGCATGGATACAAAGCAAGACAAGTGACTTTAGCCTGGTTTACTGCAGTGGGCTGTAGGAAGTGCCTCCCTCACAATGGAGCTCCAGCAAGCATCAACTGGTTACCCAATGTTTCCTGTACATGATAATGTGACTTGTGATTCTCTTCCCCTAACTTCTCAGCTTACTATCATGAACACATTTCTTGACCTTGCCATGTGTGTAGATTCTCTGCTAGGATTTAACTCTATCCCATGTAACACTGATCTCTGGAATTCTGTTCTTGATTGTTTTGGCTTgtccctgctctgtgcaatCTGACAgttcacatacacacacacaaaaacagaagagttAGTGTTGAAAGGAACCTGGAACATCTTCTAGATCCATTTCCACCACTAGCAGGGATACATTCCACTAGATTTTATGCCTTGAAGTCTAATCCAACCTGTCCCTGAACACTTCAATGGATGGGGCaaccacaacatctctgggcagcctgttccagtgcctcaccatcttcataggccagaacttcttcctaatatctcaCCTAATTCTACTTGGTTTTACTTGAAAGCCAGTACACCTTGTCCTATCCTTACTATCACTGATTAAGAATGCCTCCCCATCTCTCTTATGAGCACTCTTACATAATGGAATGCTGTTCTAAAgtccccccagagccttctcttctccaggataaacaacaacaacaaatctctCATAGCAGGAATGCTCCAGCTGTCAGATCACAttcatggcccttctctggaatCAGTCCAACAGGTCAGTGTCTTTCGGATGATGGTGGTTGCACAGCTGAACGCTGTACTCCCTGTGGGGTCTCACAAGAACAGAGGAGGAAATTCACATCCCCTGATCTCCCAGACACgtttcttcagattttctctCATAGCTACCctggtgcactcaatcccattGCCCATGTCACTGAGAATCTGTTTAATAGTAACATAGATATTGGGATTTaatgcatcctcagcaagtttgcgaATGACACCAAGCTCAGTGGTGCAGTTGTTATATCAGAATAAAGAGATGCCATTTTAAGAGAACTGCACGAGCTTGAAGGATGAACCCTTATGAACATATGAGGTTCAACGATGCtgagtgcaaggtgttgcacttgtgTTGGGGAAACCCCAGATATCTATACTGACAGAGGCTAGGAtgcattgagagcagccctgtaaAGTAGGACTTAGggatgaaaaacttaatatgttgttaagtttttgtttttatgtttgtttgtgtatttgcacaccagcagtgtgcacttgcatcCCAGAAAGCCAGAAGTATCTGTGACTGGATCAAAAGAGAGGTtcccagcaggacaagggaggtgactgtcaGCCCCATCTGGAGTTCTGCATCCCGATCTTCATCTCCAGATATATCTTTTCACTGAGTGTGTGGTAAAGTGCTGGAACCGGCAACCCAGAGGATTTGTGGTGCCCTACCCCTAGAGATGTTCATAGTCTAGGCAGGATGAGACCTTTGTCAACTCATTCCTGTGCTTGATTTAGCAGTTTTAGCACCTTccaatttgttatttttaagaactAGTAAGATCTCCTTGATGTTCTCAAGTCCCAAGACTCTCAGCATTTCAACCAAAGGACGATGTTTGTCACCCTGTAAAACTACACAGGGAATCAAAAGACCGTCTTCACTTTATCCAGAGATTATATTAAAAGGCTGGCCAGATGCAAGAGGGCTGCTGTCTTTCTCTTAGTGGAAAATCCATCCCAGCCAAGCCCAAGGCAGTCATGATCAGAAAAGGATGTGGGAGAAGGGCTTCAGACTCATGTGGTTACCAAGAAGAAAGAGGTGAGAGATGTTGATGAGAGGGTGAAGGAATCAAGCTGCCTTTAATGTAGACCCAGCACTGCCTCAGGCCCAGGCATAGCTTTCATGGAAGTGACAATTTTCTAAGGTGCTTGTgatgaatggaaaacagaaaatgacatgAGCTGCTTCTCTTAATGCTGCTTGTTCATTTCCTGGCTTATGCCTCACCCATTCTCTCATGAAGgcttcttctgagagctgacgTTGAGAGGACCCGGTACTTCTGGGACAGGAATGAGTCAGTGATGGCAGAGAACTCATCTCAAGTGCTGAGATGGATCCAGCTCAGGCAAGTGATACTGGCTGGGGCTACCCAGCATGCACATTTGCCTTGTCATCCTCTTTTTCTCCAACCCAACTTGGTCCAATGGTCTTATGAGTTCCGATACCAAGGCAGATGGCTTGGACTGCTGGGTTTCAGTTCTCTTTCTCAACCCACTGAACTACAGAGAAACTGTGTGACTTCCTTGGGCTCCACTCACTGGGCTGTCCCTGCACATCTGCAGACTGTGCTGTCATCTCATCTGGAGCCCTatcctgctcagagcactgcagccttGCCCTGCCAGAAAGGCCCCCAGTGTCTCCTCAGTCAGCATCCCATATACTCAGCCTGACCCTATCCAGCCATATGTGAGCATGTGCATTGGTGTTGAGTACACACATGTACCCGAAGTGTGCACAAGCTTCTGTTTGTGTGACGGcattgattgatttttttcaattatttatttatttatttatttttgcagggCATTGAAGTAACAACACCTGTGTGCAGGCACGGGTGTGTTTTAGTGCATGCACACATGATATGTGCTTCTGCAGAATTAGCCTGACCCCGTGCACAAGTCCAGCAGGTCCCAGGGCCTACAGTGTTCCCTGGCATCAGGTGCTGGTGCAGCCTGGATACCTCAAAGTCTGAACAAATCCAGAGAAGTCTGGAATGTTTGTGTTTATCTGATTACTGCCTGCAGCCTAGATCTAGTCTTTCCCTGGTGCCCCCTAGCATCTCCCAACACACACCTGCTTCCGTAAAGTCATCCCATCTCTCGACCCAGGCGTAAGAAGTTTCCATGGGAATCTGCTGGCTACTTTAAGATGAAGTAGTCCTTATTTTCAGAGGGCCGTTTGTCAGAGGATGCAGCaactgggagagaagggaatACCTAGAGAAACCAGGAGAAGGGATATAGTGACACTTCGTCTGGGGACAATGGCATCAACAAAACAGCAGTGACACTGCAAATTTTAGAGCCATGGCAAAGGAGAGCAGGACATAGGTGACCAAACTGATTCTTCTGGGCTTAAACAGACCACACCGGTTGACACGTGGGCttgttttcattatcttttcCACATGTCTCCAAATCTTGATGGGAATGGCCTCCCCTTTGTCACTGTGGGAAGTGAAAGGCGCCAAAGAATCCCCTTGTATGTCTTCCTTAGTTCATATTCTTGAGATCTGGTATAGCATTGTTTTCAATAGTGGAGAATTTCTGTGTCATCAGaagaaacacttctgttttcaggtGAAGGACAGACATCTGAGTATCACTGAATGTCTAGTTTTCTCAGTGTTGCTCCTTGATTGTCATACACAATatactgaaatacagcagtagtACCATTGTACACTTCTGCTGGGGTGCTGGGATTCTTCTTACCCTGGCCTCTGGGAGATGAATTTCATGGTTCCTTCCTTATTGAGCAAATTGCTCTGCTTTTTATGGTTGTATCTGACACCTGCATCATCTTCATAGttctccctgctccctctcctctcACTCACCAGAAGGCATTCTTCACTTGTGCTTTCGTCACAACACGACTCCCATTTTTAAGTAGATTTCTTGGAATAGACACAAGACAATGTGTTACAAAGGAGACAGGACTCAAGAGGATTGTGGTTTACATTTTCTTAAGCCTGTGTGGAGAAAGGTGATGAAGTCACTGACTTTTGTCTATTTGCCTATTCTACCCCAGTGTATGCTATGATTCCCTGATTCCCTGCCTTTCACAGATGGCAAGATAATCTGAGGACACTGAGTAttttataacaaaaaataaataaaaaggaccAGGAATGGTCTGGCTGAAGGTGTGACTGCAGGTTTTGAGgtggaaaacagcaagaaagtcAAGGCACAGGGAACCTGTGGATTCTCTCATCTTGGAGACAACTGGGCCAAGCAAGACACTGTGCTGAAGAGTGCTGTGATTGCGGCACCCTCACATTCAACAGCATTCAaatccagccctgccatcatccCCCAAATTCAACCTCACCTGAGactcccagcagctgcccttCCATACTACTGAGGCTTGGCTGAAGTGCAGAAGATCTGGTTGCAGGTGAATATAGCCCGGGGAATGCAGGGGAATTCCAGTATCAATTTACATCAACCCACCCGGATGAAAAAAACACTTGTAATAATATGAAAAATTTTCCATGAAAGAATATGCCTAGACACAATGTTTTGGCAGATGCCAGATTTAATCTTTCCTTTGGCTACATTACATGTACTTGTTTTTAGCATCTAAAGAGAACCACAGCTATGCCCAATTAGCTTTTGCAACCATTGCTGGATTTAGTAGAAGCCACTCTTCTTCCACACAAGCAGGGAAGGACACACTCAAGGATGCAGCAAATGCTTAATGTGACTGAAGAAGGAAATCAAATCACTCCAAGAATGGACACCGACTGTGGGGTGCAACAGGAACAGATGAGAACCATTCCTACGGCAGCATTGCCACATGGCCCTCATTTCCTGGCCAAATACTATAGAGCGGTAAGCAGGTAACTTGTGGATGATTTGGAGGGTTACCAAGAGAGatctctgaggggaaaagacagaaataatattttctgagaAGCTCCACTTAAATGCAAAACATTGCCAATATAGACCCCATATTATTTTCCAATGCTGTTCAATTTTATTCCTGGCTTTATGCTATGTTTAGCCCTAGATGAAGGCACCTTAGGAATGGCTGGAAGAGACACTCAAGCATTTTTGGGCAATACACATGCATTTGGACCTAAGATTCAGCTCTTGTGCTGGAAGAGTCCTGCAAAGGCAATTGATGTCATGTTGGGTAGCTCCTTAGGGTCTCCATTCCCCTTCTGGTAAGAAGTGGCCCAGCTTCTGAGTCTTATCCTACCTCAAACTGCTCTCAGGAAAATTCTGCCTGCCACTTTTGCATCCTTTTGTTCTGCCCCAGGGATGAGAGTACGGGAACAGAAGTAGTGCAGGATGCTTTCCCAAAGAAAGGCCCATCAATAAAGTGTGAAATCAAGTGTTGGATTTAGTAAGACACAATAGGAAGGGGTCTAGAGACAGCAAATACATCCCAACTCCGTTATGGTAGTGGGAACACCATCTGTCTTCAGCATCAGAGCATCAGACATAATCAACTCAGATTGTTTAGAGAGACATAAACAAGTCACTCTTCCATAGAGAGCTCTATCTTCTCCTCATACAATGGATCACTGTTTTTCCAGCATATAGAGCGCAACCAGGCATGGTGCACCCCTGCTGATTCCATTACAGCATTTTGTCAGGGATAAGGGAAGGGATTCTCAAGCCCTAAATGCAAGGCCCAAAAGGACTGACTCATCTAGCCAGCGTCAACAGCATCAGTCTTTGTCAAGGCTCTCACTACACTTCCCCTCTCTCCACAAGCTCTCTGAGTAACACACAATATCAGGAACACACTTTGGACTTTGCTGTCCATTGACATTTACCCAAGATTTCTGCTGTatggggctctgctgctgtgacaAGGTGGGGTCCTTATGTGTCTAATGGAACAGGGGCAGGTCTTGGCACTCAACAAAGTGTGGCTAGGGGAGATTTTATCCCCATAACCAAAACGAGCATACAGCCAAGCATGAGAGATTTGAGCTATAGCCTGCTGAAATGGAGACGAATTGTACCAGGGCTCGGCCACGTCGGGTTCTACTATCCGTCTCTTCCCGTCTTACTGAGCTCTCTCTTGCCCATGCGGCTGGTGACAATGCAAGTGGGCAAGCAGGCAACACCTCTACGCCCGAGGTGTTTTCGCAGCAGTCCCTCATCTCTTCGCATTCGCGTCCGCACCCGGGCTACGCTGCAGGACACGCAGAACCAAAACCGAGCAAAGGCGCTCAACTCTCGCAGCTCGGAGCAACCCCGAGTGACGCGAGTTCAGGGCGCAGCCCGGGGGCGGACCTGGAGTCGGCGACGGGGAGGAGTCGCCGCGGGCGGAGCAGAGCCTGGCGCGGGCTGCGGGGAGGCGGGATGCGGCAGTGCCGGTGGGACTGGCCGCGGTGCTCCTGGGTGAACGGCGCTGACGCGGCCGGGCCGGAATGCGGGAGCCGTTTGGGGACGGGGCCACGGCCGCGCACGCCTGTGTCTGCCCGACTTTTCTCCAAAGCTGTGCCTCTCTCTCTTCTGGCCTGAAATTTCTGTTGGATACATGGAATTTTTGACTGTGCTGTTTCTTATCTTCTCGGCAGTAGCCGTGAGCAGAGCTCAGGTGCAGCAGGAGCCGACGGCAGAGACCAGCGAGGGCACCGGCATCAACGTCACCTGCTCACACCCCAGTATACAGGGTAGCGACAACATCCACTGGTACCGTCAGCTCCCGGGCCGAGGCCCCACATTCCTCGTCAGCGCTTTTAAAGGCTCCAAGGAGGTGCCGGAACCGGCGGGGAGGCTGTCGGTGTCGGAAGACCGACGCTCCAGCGCCCTGTGGCTCGCCAGGCCCCGGCTCGGGGACGCGGCGGTGTATTACTGCGCCGTGAGCCCACGGGAAGCGAAGCCGGGGCTGCGGCCGGGCACGAACCGCATTGGGCGTGGCGGATGCACGGTGCCTTTCGTGCACGCGGGGGCGCTGCCTGCAGAGCCGCCAAACTCCATCCTGACCAGCGGGCACCTCCCTGAGTTCTCTAGAGAAATGAGCACCGCCGCCATAGCTGGCATGAGGTGAGCAGGAAGGCAAAACTGTCAACGTAAGCTGTGTTTGACAGTGGGGCTGATTGTTATTATGGCCTACAGCTTTTCCTGTGAGCACTGAAGAGGCTgtgttctctctctgctgcGCCTGTGTAGACAGTTGTAGACAGAAATACTGCAAGTCAAAGGGCAGTAGCCACTAGTTCGGCCTTAGACAGGCGTATCTCCTATGGACTGCTAGGGACAGTGCTCAAGAGTCACTGCGCTGCTTCACAACCTCCCATTCTCCTTCAAATGGAGAAGTGTTTCTTTAAGAACTCATGATCACTGACTACAAAGCCATACTCCCATGCAATTCAGGAGAAAATTCCCTGTGAAAGCCTCTGCAGTGTGTCACAACCTCCTGTTCTTCTGGGAATGGAGAAGGGTCTCAAATATCACTCATACAATATACACCAAGAGCAAAGCCATTTTCCCTGGGCG is part of the Excalfactoria chinensis isolate bCotChi1 chromosome 24, bCotChi1.hap2, whole genome shotgun sequence genome and harbors:
- the LOC140262530 gene encoding feather keratin Cos1-2-like; translated protein: MGNGIECTRVYLQPQEMSCYTQCVPCRPCGPTPLASSCNEPCVRQCQSSNVAIEPSPVVVTLPGPILSSFPQNTVVGSSTSAAVGSILSSEGVPITSGGFDLSGIGSRYCGRRYPLY